The proteins below come from a single Miscanthus floridulus cultivar M001 chromosome 1, ASM1932011v1, whole genome shotgun sequence genomic window:
- the LOC136501139 gene encoding uncharacterized protein: protein MAPGDDSNPASYIHTVQHLIERCMTFGMSMEECMEALAKRADVQPVVTSTVWKELEKENKEFFDKYKQWISEKRSASTS from the exons ATGGCTCCCGGAGACGATTCTAATCCTGCCTCTTATATTCACACG GTGCAGCACCTGATAGAGAGGTGCATGACGTTCGGGATGAGCATGGAGGAGTGcatggaggcgctggccaagcGCGCCGACGTCCAGCCCGTCGTCACCTCCACAG TGTGGAAGGAGCTGGAGAAGGAGAACAAGGAGTTCTTCGACAAGTACAAGCAGTGGATATCCGAGAAGAGAAGCGCAAGCACCTCCTAG